The following proteins are encoded in a genomic region of Planococcus lenghuensis:
- a CDS encoding carbohydrate ABC transporter permease produces the protein MGSRKSKVGWYLLFTAPLLIIFTIVVIVPFLIGIYYAFFDWDGIAANPMEFVGLENFSTLFADDRFMQSMWLTVLFTVLSVVSVNVVGLAFALLVTSKLRTANLARTMLFMPYLIGGLILGYIWQFVFLDVFTLVGEVTGLESIFFNWLNNETFALFALVFVFTWQMAGYVMIVYIAGIQGIPGEVVEAAKIDGASNWQRLTRVTLPLLMPAFTISLFLTLSYGFKIYDVNLSLTGGGPANATELFAMNIYNEIFGYGNYGYGQAKAIMFFIIIAAITLTQVYITKKREVEM, from the coding sequence GTGGGAAGCAGGAAAAGTAAAGTTGGCTGGTATCTCTTGTTTACCGCCCCGCTGCTCATCATTTTTACAATCGTAGTAATTGTTCCGTTTCTGATCGGGATTTACTATGCATTTTTCGACTGGGACGGTATTGCCGCCAATCCAATGGAATTCGTTGGCTTGGAGAATTTCAGTACATTGTTCGCAGATGACCGATTCATGCAGTCCATGTGGCTGACTGTATTGTTCACAGTGCTTTCGGTCGTGTCAGTTAATGTGGTAGGACTCGCGTTCGCCTTACTGGTAACATCGAAATTACGGACGGCGAACTTAGCCCGGACCATGCTGTTCATGCCCTATCTGATTGGCGGTCTGATTCTCGGTTATATCTGGCAATTTGTATTTCTGGATGTTTTCACGCTTGTCGGAGAAGTGACAGGCCTTGAAAGTATTTTCTTCAATTGGCTGAATAACGAAACGTTTGCGTTATTCGCTCTGGTGTTCGTATTTACATGGCAGATGGCAGGCTATGTCATGATTGTCTATATTGCCGGTATCCAAGGAATTCCCGGTGAAGTGGTGGAAGCTGCTAAAATCGATGGCGCCAGTAACTGGCAACGGCTCACGAGGGTCACACTCCCGCTGTTGATGCCCGCCTTTACGATCAGCTTGTTCCTGACACTGTCATACGGCTTTAAGATTTATGACGTCAACTTGTCACTGACAGGGGGCGGTCCTGCGAATGCCACTGAATTATTTGCGATGAATATCTATAATGAGATTTTCGGTTATGGAAACTATGGCTATGGCCAAGCAAAAGCGATTATGTTCTTTATCATCATTGCGGCCATTACGCTGACGCAAGTCTATATCACAAAGAAACGGGAGGTTGAAATGTAA